The following DNA comes from Gloeocapsa sp. DLM2.Bin57.
TAGCATATCCTTGATATTATCTGGTTCATTAGCCACGAAGCCCAACTCTCGACGGATAAGGGAGTGTGTCCATTCTGCTAAAGCTTCTGCGGTTTGTACCGCCATACCGTGATAGTAGAGATAATCGCTATACTCATTAGCTGCAAAGAGTTTTTGAGCGTATTCTGTGGCTACTTCTCCTACGGTTACTGCTTGCATAGGGAAGACATCCACTAGACCACTTTCTTTAGGTGCAAAAAAGTCAGCGATACAGAGACGACGTCCCGATTTTTGTCTGGGGAAGGTAAAGACGGCGATTGGTTCTAAATCTGCTGAAAAACCTTTATTTTGGACTATTTCAGGTTCATAGATCAACAGAGAGTTACCCTCAGATTGACAGGGAAAATAACCATAAATAACCGTAGGATGAAGAATATTTTCAGCGACAACTCTTTGTTTCCAATCCTCTAAAAGGGGGTAAACCTTGTCGGCGAGGAATTGATCGTATTCTGCGCGTGATTGTTCCTTGGGTTTACGGAATTGCCATTGACCTGCGATTAAAGCTTGTAAGTCTAGATACCAGAAAATCTCCTTTAAATCGAAATCAGCAGGAGATAGTACCTTTGTTCCCCAAAATGGCGGTGTAGGACGTGGTATATCTACCTCTACTGCTTCAGAACGTTTGGTATCTATTACTGTCTCTGTAGATGACTCTGAGGTAGTAGTGGTTGAGTCTTCGGTTTGATCTTCTTCTACTAATTGTCTAGCGTTATTAATCGCGTATTCTCCGAGGAATCCTTCTGAATCTGACCATTGACTCTCATGTTTAGCTGGCATTAATTTATCCATAAAGTGTAGGTCACTGAAGGCGTCTTTACCGTAGATGACTTGACCTTTATAGGTTTTACGACAGTCTTCGTAAACGAATTTAGGGGTTAAAGCAGCACCACCGAGGATAACTGGTACAGTGATACCCCGTTCGTTGAAGACTGCGAGGTTTTCTTTCATAAAGGCTGTGGATTTAACCAAAAGTCCACTCATAGCGATACAGTCAGCCCCATGTTCTTCGTAAGCTTGAATAATATTTTCTACGGGTTGTTTGATACCAAGGTTAATTACTTCGTAACCATTATTACTGAGAATGATATCTACGAGGTTTTTACCGATATCGTGAACGTCTCCTTTAACCGTAGCGATGATAAATTTACCCTTACTACTATTATCAGCTTTTTTCTCCATGAAAGGTTCTAGATAAGCTACCGCTGCTTTCATAGTTTGGGCTGATTGCAGTACAAAGGGTAATTGCATTTGTCCTGAGCCGAATAATTCCCCGACTACTTTCATCCCATCGAGGAGGAAAACGTTAATAATATCTAGGGGTGGATATTGTTCTAAAGCTTTGGCAAGGTTATCTTCTAGTCCTTGACGTTCCCCATCGATAATGTGTCGTGTTAGTTTTTCTTCTAGGGGTAAATGTTCGTCTCCGGATTTATCTCGTTTAGTGGTTTTACCTGCGAATACTTCTGTTAGTTTGGTTAGGGGGTCATAAACACAGATATCACCTTCAAATTTACGGCGATCGTAGATTAAATCTCGACAAATTTGTTGATGTTCTGGTTCTATTTTAGCTACAGGAAGGATTTTATTAGCGCTGACGATCGCTGCGTCCATTCCTACCTGCATTGCTTCGTAAAGAAATATTGAGTTAAGTACTTGACGGGCCGCCGGGTTTAAACCGAAGGAGATGTTAGAAACACCCAAAACAATATGACAGTCGGGTAATTCTTTTCTGATTTTAGCGATCGCTTCGATGGTTGCTTTGCCGTTTTCTCTATCTTCTTCTATCCCTGTGGAGATTGGTAAAGCTAGTGGGTCAAAAAACACCTCGTGTCCTGGTATTCCGTAGGCTGTAGCTGCTTCATAAGCTCGTTTAGCAATCTCAAATTTTTTCTCGGCTGTACGAGCCATTCCTTCTTCGTCAATCGTTCCTACGACGATACCTGCGCCGAATTGTTTAGCTAATTCTAAGACTTTATAGAAGCGTGGCTCTCCATCTTCGTAGTTGGTAGAATTAAGGATACATTTCCCCCCTGCTACTTTCAACCCTGCTGCCATTTTTTGCCATTCTGTGGAGTCTAGCATCAAGGGTAAGGTCACGTTATTAACCAACTTTGAGGCTAACTCGTGCATATCTTTTTCTCCATCCCGTCCTACGTAATCTACGTTGACGTCAAGGATATGAGCACCTTCTTTGACTTGGGCTTTAGCTAGGGAGACTAAACCATCCCAATCTTCGGCGTTAAGAAGGTCACGACATTTTTTTGAACCACTAGCGTTGAGTCTTTCTCCGATGATCAGGAAGGAGTTATCTTGAAGATAATTTTGGGTGGTATAAATCGATGCTGCTGCTGGTTCGTAGTGATAATGGCGTTGTTTGGGGGTAAGGGTTTTACTCATTTCCACGAGTTGACCGATATGTTCTGGTCTTGTTCCACAACAACCACCGATTACTTGTACTCCTAAGTCTTCGATGAAGTGCATCAACGCCATGCGTAGCTCCATAGGAGTTAATCTGTAGTGAGCCTGTCCGCCTACGTTTTCTGGTAATCCTGCGTTAGGGATACAGGAGACGATAAAGGGAGAGTGTTCAGAGAGATATTTGATATGTTCTTTCATCTGCTCTGGACCTGTGGCGCAGTTTAGACCGAGAATATCGATAGGATAGGGTTCAAGTATGGCTAAAGCTGCGTTAATTTCTGAGCCTACGAGCATTGTTCCCATTACTTCCATGGTGATAGACACCATCAAAGGAAGGCGATCGCCTTTTTCGGCGAAGACTTCTTCAATCGCGTTTAAAGCTGCTTTGATTTGCAGAACATCTTGACAGGTTTCTACGAGCAATAAATCTACTCCACCATCGTATAATCCTCTTGCTTGTTCTACATAAGCGTTTTTCAGGGTATCAAAGTCGATATGTCCGAGGGTAGGTAATTTAGTTCCCGGACCCATTGAACCTGCTACAAACCTTGGTTTTTCTGGGGTAGAGTATTCTGTTGTTAGTTTTTTGGCTAATTGAGCTGCTGTTTTGTTAAGATAATAAGCTTGATCTGCGAGATCGTATTCTCCTAAGACTAGATGTGTTCCCCCAAATGTATCAGTTTCAATCACATCTGCGCCTACTTCTAAAAATGCCCTATGAACCTGAGCGATCGCTTCTGGTTTAGTATGTACTAAATATTCGTTACACCCTTCGTATTCAGGACCACCAAAATCTTCTGCTGTGAGGTTTTGAGATTGTATAGAAGTTCCCATCGCTCCGTCAAAGACTAACACGGGACGATTAGGTTTATGAAGATGATTGAGAAAAGCACTATTCATAGGGAAACAGCTTAATTTATCTTTATTTAAATTTTTAACATATTTTCTTAATTTTTAGCTATATTCCTTGGTGGATAGTTTTAACCCATTTGAGACGTTTTGGTCTTATTGACATCCGCATAATAGTACTTGGCATGACTATTAACCAATGTAACATATAAATCATCCCTTTATATATTTGCCAAGTAATCGCCATTAGAAAGGAGAAAGTCACGGGTTGTTGTTGACGACGAATGCGAATCAATCCCCATAACATACTCCAACAAGACATAGAAATTAGTAGAGTACTCAATGGTGCAAAAATGGGGGGACGATGACGTAAAATTACCATCATTAAATCTGGTATGGCTGCTGTGGGTAATAAATACTGAAAGCCAAAAAAGAGCATTAAATCGAGTTTTTTAGCTAAACTTAGCCTTTTACTAGCTAGGAAACGCCAATAGTCCAGATAACGTTGATATCCTCCTTCTGCCCATCTATTACGTTGATGCCAAAGGGCGATCGCTGAAGTTACTCCTTCTTCTCCTACTGCGGGATAGGGTAAAAAACCAATATCCCATTGTTCTAAATGTAGTCTGATGGTTAAATCTAGATCATCGGTGATGGTTTCTTCGTTCCAACCTCCACAGCTTTCTAAGGCGCTACGACGCACGAATTGACCATTACCTCTTAATTCTCCCATTCCTCCTACTGCTATGCGTTGTTGTTGTAAATAACTATCTAGGACCATTTCCGTATCTTGTCCTTGAGTCCAGAAGTTAAATTCAGCGTTGGTGATACTTTTGCGCACTTGTACTGCACCTATACTCTCTGTCTTGAACATGGATGTTACGTAAAGTAATAAGTCTGGGGAAACTTGTGCATCAGCATCAAAAACCCCGATAATTTCACCACGACAACGGGGTAAAACCTGATTGAGTGCGCCTGATTTACCACCACCTGCACCAGGAAGACGATGTAAAACCTTGAGTTGTGGGGATTGTTGGGCTATTTGGTCGAGAATTAAACCAGTGCGATCGCTACTTTGGTCATCCACTACCCAAATCTCATATTTATCTTGAGGGTAGTTGAGTTGCAATAACATCTTAACTAAATTAGCGATAACGGCTTCTTCGTTTTTAGCGGCAATTAGTAGAGATACAAAGGGTGCTGCTGCTAACTCTGATTCAGCAAGGGGTTGGGGTAATTCTTCTGGTTCAGCTAAAATTAAATTAGCTAGTCTCATCAGAACTATAGCACTCAAAAGGAGGATTAACCAATAACCCCAGGAGATTAGATGAAGGGTAATGGTTACTGTTGAAACTAAGATTACGGTAAAGGCGGCTTTTTTTCTTCTACCCCCTAAACCATCAAAAAAAATATTGTCAGACCATTCCGATAGCACCGAAGTTATCGAGTCTATACTTTGATTATCCTCTTTTTCTGACCAGTACTCTGACATAATTAATTTAAATGGCTAAATTTGTCTTTATTCTAACTAATTTGCTCAAGCTTGAATATAACTGACATAATATAATGATTTTGAGTTTAGCTATTTCCTATAATATGTTCACAATTGGCATTACGATTACAGCGATCGCCCTCGGTGCGATTCTCTGGGTAGAATTGGTCAGAGATACTTATCATTTTATCTCTCATTACTGGCAACCTCTGTACCGATTACATAATTGGCATCATCGCGTTTTTCGTCCAGATTTATCGGTGATTAATGAGACAATTTATCGTCAAGCACAATGGTATAATGATGTCCCTGAGTCTCTGGTGATGTTGTGCTTGAGTTTATTACCCGTGTGCTTAGCTTATCAGTTTTCTAGGTCCTATGCTTGGGTAAGTTGGTTAGGTACTATCTATACTTTGAGCTTTTTAGCAGGGGCGATCGCTAGGGGTAGCGGTATCTCTTGGGCTAATGAAATCACCGATATTACTCATCTTCCTGGTGAATTTAGGACTACACCTGGTAACTTGTTTGTTAATCGACCCTATCATTGGCGTCACCATTTTGATAACCAAAAAGCCTATTATTGTGGTACATTGACAATATTTGATAAGTTAATGGGAACAGCACTATCTCTGAAAGGAAAAACCATCGCGGTAACTGGAGCATCAGGATCTTTAGGACAAGCTTTACTTAAACATCTACACCAAAAAGGAGCAAAAGTAATCGCTCTGACTTCCAAAACACAGACAATAGAGATAGAAACACCTGAAGGGAAAATACCAATTAATACTATCACCTGGCAAACAGGTCAAGAAGCAGAATTATTACCTAGTTTAACTAAAGTGGATATTCTGATTATTAATCACGGTGTTAATGTCCATAGTAGTAGAGATAGTGAGGCGATCGCTTGTTCCTATGAAGTTAACGCTTTTTCGGGATGGCGTCTGTTAGAACTGTTTTTGACTACGGTGAAAACTAATCAAGATAAAGCGACTAAGGAAGTCTGGATTAATACCTCAGAAGCTGAAAGTCTCCCCGCTTTTAGTCCTCTCTATGAATTGAGTAAACGCACTATGGGAGATTTAGTCACCCTCCGTCGTCTCGATGCACCCTGTATCATACGTAAATTGATTTTAGGACCATTTAAAAGCAATCTTAACCCCATTGGGGTGATGTCAGCAGATTGGGTAGCTAAACAAATTGTCAATTTAGCTCAACGAGATATCCGCAATATCATTGTTACTATTGACCCACTTACTTATCTAGTTTTCCCGATTAAGGAATTTTGCCAATCTACTTACTTTAAACTATTTACCAAAGGATAAATATGCGTATCGGTGTCCCCAAAGAAATCAAAGATCAAGAATTCCGCGTTGGTTTGACCCCAAGTAGCGTTAGAGTCTTAACAGACCTTAACCACCAAGTCTATATCGAAACAGACGCAGGTAAAGGCGCAGGGTTTCCTGATGCAGAATACGCTAGTTCAGGTGCAAAAATAGTCTCTGTAGATGAGGTTTGGTCTCAAGAATTGATCGTTAAAGTCAAAGAGCCTTTGCCTAGTGAATATGATAGATTACATTCAGAACAAATCCTGTTTACTTACCTTCATTTAGCTGCCGATCGCACTCTGACTGAACATTTAATTAAATCGGGAGTAACGGCGATCGCCTATGAAACCGTGACTCTACCCGACCGCAGATTACCATTACTGACACCAATGAGTATCATAGCGGGAAGACTAGCGGTACAATTTGGCGCGAGATATCTAGAAAAACAACAAGGAGGAAGTGGAGTACTTTTAGGGGGATTTCCCGGAGTACGTCCAGGTACAGTAGTCATTCTCGGTGGTGGTGTCGTGGGTACAGAAGCTGCTAAAATGGCGATCGGTATGGGTGCACAAGTAAAAATCTTGGACGTTAATGTCGATCGCCTCGCTTATCTAGAGAATCTCTTTGGTTCTAGAGTAGAATTACTCTACAGTAGTCCTGCTCAAATTGAAGAAGTTGTTCCCCATGCTGATTTACTTATTGGTGCAGTCTTAATTTTAGGACGTCGCGCACCTATTTTGGTTAAGCGTGAATTGGTTAAACAAATGCGCCCAGGTTCAGTTATTATCGACGTAGCGGTAGATCAAGGGGGTTGCATAGAAACCCTGCAAACAACCTCCCACAGTAAACCAACTTATGTAGAAGAAGGCATTGTACATTTTGGAGTACCTAATATGCCTGGTGCTGTACCTTGGACAGCTACTCAAGCACTCAATAATAGTACTCTCCCCTATGTGGTTAAATTGGCTAACCAGGGTTTAGAAGCTTTAACAACTGATAAAACTCTCTATGAGGGTTTAAACGTGCAAAATCACTCTTTGATTCATCCTGCGGTTAAGGAGGTTTTTCCTGATTTGTAACTGTAAAACATGATGATTAGGTATATACCTAGACAAGTGGTGCTATATTATATAAATAATACTATTAGCGCTGAAGTTAGGATATGCCAACTTTTCAAATACTTTGTCTAGCTAATTCTTATAAATGTCAGGGAAGATGTATCGCGGGTTTACGTCAAGATGGTTTAGGATGGATTCGCCCAGTTTCTACTCATCTTCATGGTACTTTGTTTGCCGAAGAATATCAATTACCTCATCAACAAGAACCGAGATTATTTGATATACTGGAAATTGATTTTATCAAACCTTTACCCGAGTTACATCAACCCGAAAATTGGCTAATTAGTAATAAACCTTGGCGTTTGGTTACTAGTTGCCAATATTCTTCTCTCTCTGAGAAACAACGCTTAACCAGTTTTCTCGAACATCTGGCTACCCCTAAATCTTATATTTTTAATAGCTTTGAGGATAAAATATCCTATAATCATATATTAAAGAATCCTCTGAAATCATCCTTAGTCATCGTTAAACCAGAAAATCTCAGCTTTAAAATTTCTACCAATGATAAACGTAAAATAAAAGCAAGTTTTGATCTCAAAGGATCTCATTATCATTTAGCTGTTACTGACCCAATTTTTCTCAAAAAAATACTGTATTTCTCTGATGGTGATTATCCCGTAGAAGAGTTATCTTTACCTAATTTTAATTCAGAACATATTTTCTTGACGATTAGTTTGGGTGAACCTTATCACGAATATTGTTATAAACTTGTAGCTGGAGTTATCTCTATTTGGTAAATTAAGAACATGAATACAATCTATACTATTGGACACAGTAATCTAAGTTTAGCTGAATTTCTCAATCTGCTTAAACAACACCATATAAGGGCGATCGCTGATGTCCGTTCTCATCCCTATAGTCGTTATTTACCCCATTTTAGCCAAAAACCTTTACAAGAACAATTATTACAACACCAGATTAATTATGTATTTTTGGGCAAACAATTAGGGGCTAGACCAACTAATTCTGATTGTTATGTTAATGGTAAAGCTGTTTATAGTCAGATAGCTAAAACAACAGAGTTTAAGCAAGGAATCCAAGAGTTATTAACTTTAGCTGCTACCAATAAAACCGCGATTATGTGTTCAGAAAAAGACCCCATTAATTGTCATCGCGCTATTTTGATTTGTCAACATCTCAAGTCTTATAACCTCGAAATTGTGCATATTTTGAGTAACGGTAACCTAGAAAATCATCAGGATTTTGAAAGTAGATTACTAGAACATACTAAATTAGTGAAAAATAGCTTACAATTAAGTTTATTTGACCATTTTCAGGAAGAATTACTGCAAAAAGCTTATCAGAATCAAGGTGAAAAAATTGCCTACAAAGAAAAATAAGATTAATCTATTTACGATTGGTTTTACTCAAAAAACAGCCCAAGATTTTTTTCAGTTATTAATTAATAATAAAGTCCAGAAACTTATCGACGTTAGGCTAAATAATGTCTCCCAATTAGCGGGTTTTACTAAGAAGAAGGATTTAGAATACTTTTTAGCAGCGATCGCCGATATTCAATATGAACATAACCTAGATTTAGCGCCAAATCAAGAGATTTTAAGCGCTTATAAAAAAGTCCATAAGGATTGGTCTATTTATGAACAACAATTTATTAAGTTAATAACTCAGCGTCAAATTGCCACGAAATTATCACTCTCATCATTAGCTAATAGTTGTTTATTATGTAGTGAATCTTTACCCCTTCATTGTCATCGTCGTTTGGTAGCAGAATATTTACAGTTACATTGGGGGGATATTAAGATTATTCATCTTTAGTAAAAATGAAATAATTATGATTAATTATTAGTGCTATAATCAAGGTCAAAAAACATTTAAATATAGATAAATGCAATCAGAAACAATATTGTTATTGGGTTTAGGTTTATCCGCTGATGCTTGCGCGGTAGCCTTGACTAGTGGTTTAATGATACGTAACCTCAAACTGTCCAAAGCTTTGAAAATAGCGCTTTTTTTTGGTATATTTCAAGCAGGAATGGTAATCTCAGGTTGGGGGATTGGTTTGAGTTTTCGAGAGTTAATTTCTGCTATCGGAGGTTGGATCGCTTTTAGCTTATTAACCTTTTTAGGGGGTAAAATGATCTATGAAGCTATTAAAAAAGATGAAGAGGAAGAGAGATTTAATCCCTTAGATAATCAAGTTTTAATAGTTTTAGCGATCGCCACTAGTTTAGACGCTTTAGCTGCGGGGATTACCTTATCCTTGTTACAAGTGTCTATCTTAACAGCGGGAGCGTTAATTGGAATAATTACCTTTTCCCTATGTTTAATAGCTGTATTTTTAGGTCATAAATTTGGTCATCTCTGGAAGAATCAAGTAGAAATCACAGGGGGAATAATTTTAATAGCTATCGGTTTAAGAATTCTTGTAGAAACGATTTAAAGCAAAAAAGGGCGCAGAAACGCCCTAGATATTATATTTCGTCTTCGGCAAAATCCATGGAGTTATCTTCTGTCTCATCGTCACTATCACTAGCAACTAGGGAATTAATATCTAATTTAGACTTAACTTCTTGTTCCACTTCTTCTACCATTTGGGGATTTTGTTCGAGGTAATTGACAGCGTTATCTCTACCTTGAGCGATATTATCACCTTGATAACTATACCAAGCTCCCTTACGGATAATCACGTCTGTTTTTTCCGCTAAATCTAATAAACAGCCAATCCGAGAGATACCGTGTCCAAAGATAATATCAAATTCAGCGATGCGAAAAGGAGGGGCTACTTTATTTTTAGCTACTTTAACTTTAGCGCGGATACCATATTCACCCTCGTTACCTTTTTTGAGAGTTTGAATGCGACGGATATCTAGTCTGATAGAGGCGTAGAATTTAAGGGCGTTTCCTCCCGTTGTGACTTCTGGGTTACCATAGGTTACACCAATTTTTTGACGTAACTGATTGAGAAAAATGACTGTACAACCAGATTTACCGATATTACCAGCGATTTTACGTAGGGCTTTACTCATTAACCGAGCTTGTAAACCTACTTGTGTATCACCCATTTCCCCTTCGATTTCAGCCCGAGGTACTAAAGCTGCTACCGAGTCAATTACTACTAAATCCACAGCTGCCGATCGCACTAATTGATCGACTATTTCTAAAGCTGCTTCTCCCGTATCTGGTTGAGCTACAAGGAGATTAGCTATATCTACACCCAAAGCTTCTGAATAAGTAGGATCTAAAGCGTGTTCAGCATCGACAAAAGCTGCAACTCCTCCTGATTTTTGGACTTCGGCGATCGCGTGTAAAGCTAGGGTGGTTTTTCCCGAACTTTCTGGTCCATAAATTTCGATAATACGACCTTTCGGGAGACCACCACCTAGGGCTAAATCTAGGGTTAAAGCGCCGCTAGGGATGGTTTCTACGCGCATTTGCACCGCGTCCCCTAGACGCATAATTGCGCCTTTGCCAAAATTGCGCTCAATTTGATTTAGTACTAAATTTAGAGCTTTTTCTTTATCGGGATTGTTACTCAAGCTGCTGCTAGCCATTAATTCCTCAACAATTATTGCCTATGATGGGATTCAGGTACTCTTGGCAGTGGTTAAACTAGTACAAAAGTACCTATTTATTTTAGCTTTTTTTTTCTTTACTTTTGTGCCTATGTAGAAATATTACATAAAACTTAATCTTTGTGTTGTACAATCAAGACACAACATTGGGCATGATGGACGACATAGTTACTAACACTACCTAAAAACAGTTCCATTAAAGCTGTACGTCCTCTTCTACCAATGAGGATTAAATCAGCTTGCCATTTTTCAGCGACTCGACAAATAGTTCTCCCAGGGATTCCTGGTACTTGTTGATACTCTACCTTAACTCCTGAAGAGGTTGCTTCTTGAGCCAAGTTTTGCAAAGTTTTTAGACCTTTTTGTTCAAATTCTTGCCACTGTTGACGCCAAGTTTCCATAGTATAGTCATTCCCCACCGCGGGATAAATTTCGGTTAAATTCGGGGGAATAGCTAAAGGACTATCTTCGTCTTCAGGTGACAAAACGTGTAATAACATCACATCGGCTTGATACGCTTTAGCTAAAGATAGTCCACGGGCTAAAACCTGAGTATTTATTGCCGATAAATCGATAGAGACTAAAATTTTTTTATACATACTAGCTAATCTAAAAGCCACCAAGATTATAGTATAGCGCTACTTGACAAGGGAAGAGGGGGGAGAGGGGAGAGAGGGGAGAGAGGGGAGAGAGGGGAGAATTCGGAATAACCCCTAACCCCTAAAACCTAACTCTTTATTCAACTAATCTCAGTAAATGTTAATCTAGTAACAGCAGTCAATTTGCTATCTAGAGGAATTTAACATGATCGTTGTGATGAAAGTTGGTTCTCCTGAGACTGAAATCAACCGTATTAGTCAAGAATTCAGCGATTGGGGATTAACACCAGAAAAAATCGTCGGTAAGCATAAAGTAGTTATCGGCTTAGTAGGGGAAACCGCGAGTTTAGATCCCCTGCAAATACAAGAAACTAGTCCCTGGATCGAAACAGTGTTAAGGGTAGAACAACCCTTTAAACGCGCTAGTTTAGGATTCCGTCACGGTGAATATTCAGACGTGGTTGTACCAACACCCGCAGGTGTGGTAACTTTTGGTAAAAATCACCCTGTGGTTATAGTAGCTGGTCCTTGTTCAGTGGAAAACGAGGAGATGATCGTAGAAACAGCTAAACGGGTAAAAGCTGCAGGCGCACGTTTTCTGCGTGGAGGTGCTTATAAACCCCGGACTTCTCCCTATGCTTTCCAAGGACACGGTGAAAGCGCACTCGGTTTATTGGCTGCTGCTAGAGAAGCTAGCGGTTTAGGTATTATTACAGAAGTAATGGATACCGCTGATTTAGAGAAAATCTCTGAGGTAGCAGATGTGGTGCAAGTTGGCGCGAGAAATATGCAAAATTTCTCTTTGCTGAAAAAAGTCGGCGCTCAAGATAAACCTGTACTGCTTAAAAGAGGTATGTCAGCTACTATTAATGAATGGTTAATGGCGGCTGAATATATCCTGGCTGCTGGTAATCCTAATGTTATTCTCTGTGAAAGAGGTATTCGTACTTTTGACAGAGAGTATGCACGTAACACTTTGGATTTAGCGGTAATTCCTGTACTGCGCAATCTCACTCACCTACCCATTATGATTGACCCTAGTCATGGTACAGGTAAGGCAGAATATGTGCCTACTATG
Coding sequences within:
- a CDS encoding universal stress protein codes for the protein MYKKILVSIDLSAINTQVLARGLSLAKAYQADVMLLHVLSPEDEDSPLAIPPNLTEIYPAVGNDYTMETWRQQWQEFEQKGLKTLQNLAQEATSSGVKVEYQQVPGIPGRTICRVAEKWQADLILIGRRGRTALMELFLGSVSNYVVHHAQCCVLIVQHKD
- the recA gene encoding recombinase RecA, giving the protein MASSSLSNNPDKEKALNLVLNQIERNFGKGAIMRLGDAVQMRVETIPSGALTLDLALGGGLPKGRIIEIYGPESSGKTTLALHAIAEVQKSGGVAAFVDAEHALDPTYSEALGVDIANLLVAQPDTGEAALEIVDQLVRSAAVDLVVIDSVAALVPRAEIEGEMGDTQVGLQARLMSKALRKIAGNIGKSGCTVIFLNQLRQKIGVTYGNPEVTTGGNALKFYASIRLDIRRIQTLKKGNEGEYGIRAKVKVAKNKVAPPFRIAEFDIIFGHGISRIGCLLDLAEKTDVIIRKGAWYSYQGDNIAQGRDNAVNYLEQNPQMVEEVEQEVKSKLDINSLVASDSDDETEDNSMDFAEDEI
- the aroF gene encoding 3-deoxy-7-phosphoheptulonate synthase → MIVVMKVGSPETEINRISQEFSDWGLTPEKIVGKHKVVIGLVGETASLDPLQIQETSPWIETVLRVEQPFKRASLGFRHGEYSDVVVPTPAGVVTFGKNHPVVIVAGPCSVENEEMIVETAKRVKAAGARFLRGGAYKPRTSPYAFQGHGESALGLLAAAREASGLGIITEVMDTADLEKISEVADVVQVGARNMQNFSLLKKVGAQDKPVLLKRGMSATINEWLMAAEYILAAGNPNVILCERGIRTFDREYARNTLDLAVIPVLRNLTHLPIMIDPSHGTGKAEYVPTMAMASVAAGCDALMIEVHPNPAKALSDGPQSLTPAAFDQLVPELAVIGKAVKRWSDLPVLTH